Sequence from the Alphaproteobacteria bacterium genome:
CGCCAAAAAATTGGACCAAATTTACCCATTGTAATAAGCCTTGATCTTCATGCAAATGTAACTGAAGCAATGGTTCATTATGCTAATTTTATAACAATTTTTCGAACTTACCCTCATATTGATATGGCTAAAACGGGGGAGAGAGCTGCAGAATTATTTGATAAATTAAATAGATGGAAGGCAAAGGCGTACCGCCAATTACCTTTTCTTATTCCATTGACCTCTCAATGTACAATGATAGAGCCAGCAAAAACTATTTACAATCATATCGAAGCTTTTGAATTAAATAATTCTTGTCATATAGATTTTGCTATGGGATTTCCACCAGCAGATATTAAAGATTGTGGGCCGTCACTTGTGTGTTATGCAGAAAATGCTGAAAAGGCCAATGAATTCATTGGCCAAGTTGAGAAAATTATTTTAAGCAAAGAAAATGAATTTGCTCAACATCTTTATTCACCTGAAGATGCTGTAAAAAAGGCCATGGAATTATCAACAGAAAGTACAAAACCTATTATTTTGGCTGATACGCAGGATAATCCAGGGGCTGGTACAGATTCAAATACAACGGGCATTTTAAACGCTTTAATTAAAGCAGGGGTTAAGCAAGCAGTGGTGGCTATGATTAATGATCCTGATACAGCTCTAGAAGCACACAAAATTGGCAAAGGGGGCTCATTAACCCTTGGTCTTGGGGGCAATAAAATGACCCCTGATCATAATCCACCTTTATATAATACATTTAAAGTTAAAGAATTAGGCGACGGTAACTTTATGGCAACAGGCCCTTTTTATAAAGGATCCGCCATGAAATTAGGTCCTATGGCACTTTTAGAAATCAATGGCGTTGACATTATTGTATCAAGTCGTAAACAACAAGCAGCTGATCAATCGATGTTTTACCATATGGGAATTGATCCTCGTCAACAAAAAATACTTGTCCTTAAAAGTTCTGTTCATTTTAGAGCAGATTTTCAATCAATAGCATCGCATATTTTAATTGTTATAGCACCAGGTGAAAATCCAGCCGATCATTTAAAACTACCTTATAAAAAACTTCGTCCTGGGATACGTCTTATGCCCATGGGTCCAGTTTTTAATTAAAAAGATAATAAATAATATTTTATCTTTTCACATAACTGCCAGGAGCGGGTTCAATAATTTGTATGTTTTTATTTTTTGTTGGACTGGCTTCAAGTTTACCACTAAATTTTTTTGCCCAATTAGCCCAATGGGGCCACCATGATCCTGGTGTCGATTGCGCTGTTTTTAACCATTGATCTGCTGTGGGGCAAAGTTTATTGGTCCAATATTCATATTTATTGGCATTGGGTGGATTAATAACACCTGCAATATGACCTGATGCTGCCAAAACAAATTCAATAGACCCGTTATAAAGCTTGGTTGCTTTGAAGGTTGATTGCCATGGGGCAATGTGATCTTCTTTAGTTGACAAGATGAATGTGGGTGTTTCAATTTTTCTAAGATCAATAGGTACATTATCAAGGGTTATACCGTTGGGTTGTGCAAGGAGATTTTGTAAATACATCTTTCTTAAATAAAAACTATGCATAGCAGCAGGAAGACGTGTTGAATCAGAATTCCAATATAAAAGATCAAATGGAAAAGGATCTTTACCTAAAAGATAATTATTAACAACAAAAGACCAGATTAAATCATTGGCACGCAACATATTAAATGTATAGGCCATTTTGTGACCTTCCAGATATCCCTTTTTATTCATCTGTTTTTCTAAATCTTTGATTTGCTGTTCATCAATGAAAACCCCCAATTCTCCAGGTTCTGAAAAATCGACAAGAGTAGTTAGATATGTCGCAGAAACAATTTTGGGAAATGATTCTTTGGTATTTTTTTTCTTGGATGAATTTTTATTTTCTAGATAGGCAAGTGTGCAGGCAAGTAAAGTCCCCCCCAAACAATAGCCAATAGCATTAATATTTTTTTCATCGGTAATTTTTTCAATAATATTTAATGCTGTTAATGGACCTTCGAGCATATAATTTTCAAAATTTTTATTGGCTAGTTTTTTATCTGGATTATTCCAAGAAATCATAAAAACAGTAAAACCTTGAGATACAAGCCAGCGAACAAAAGAATTTTTTTCTTGAAGATCAAGAATATAATATTTATTAATCCAGGGTGGAATAATTAATAAAGGTCTTTGATACACCTGTTTGGTTGAAGGTTGGTATTGAATAAGTTGCATAAGATCATTTTGGTACACAACTGAACCTGGGGTTAAAGCAATATTTTTACCAAGTTCAAAGGCATTTTTATCCGTCATGCTGATTTGAAGAGAATCATGGCTTTTTTCTAAATCAGATAAAAGATTTTGGAACCCTTTAATCAAATTTTGCCCTTTGGTTTCAAGGGTCGTTCGAATAACCTCAGGGTTTGTTAGCGCAAAATTACTTGGGGCAATGGCATCAATAAATTGACGCGTGAAAAAATCAATTTGTTGAGCTTTCTTTGGATCAAGACCTTTTGTTTGTTGAACACTGGAATGAATCCATTGAGATAGAATTAGGTAAGATTGTTTGATAAAATCAAAAATGATACTTTCTTGCCAGGCTTTATCTTTAAATCTTTTATCTGTTGGTATTGGAGTAATAACAGGTTCTATTGCTTGATTAATACCTAGCATTTTTTGGGTGGTAGCTTGGTAAAGTTTTGTATAGTTTTGCCATAATTCCAATTGCGCTTGAAAAGCCCCGGTTGGATTCTGCATCATTTTAGTGCTAAGATCAAAAAAAGCTTCAATCATCTTGGACGAATAGGGAAATTCTATTTGTTGTTGGGGTTTTTGCTGTAAAAAGGTACTTAAAAGGCTATGGGCTTTTTCTGTAAAATCAGCTATTATTTTTGAGAAAATTATGGGATCAAAATTTTGATTATTATTAGAAGCTTGCATTCATAATTCCTGTTATTATAGA
This genomic interval carries:
- a CDS encoding M81 family metallopeptidase, with protein sequence MRIAFAGFQHETNTFAPTKTVYQEFVDADGWPALTIGQNLFKVIENINLPVTGFVDKAQKLGYELVPLLWCSATPRSYVEDMAYEKIVSQIIDLLLKAGPIDGLYLDLHGAMVSESFDDGEGELLKRIRQKIGPNLPIVISLDLHANVTEAMVHYANFITIFRTYPHIDMAKTGERAAELFDKLNRWKAKAYRQLPFLIPLTSQCTMIEPAKTIYNHIEAFELNNSCHIDFAMGFPPADIKDCGPSLVCYAENAEKANEFIGQVEKIILSKENEFAQHLYSPEDAVKKAMELSTESTKPIILADTQDNPGAGTDSNTTGILNALIKAGVKQAVVAMINDPDTALEAHKIGKGGSLTLGLGGNKMTPDHNPPLYNTFKVKELGDGNFMATGPFYKGSAMKLGPMALLEINGVDIIVSSRKQQAADQSMFYHMGIDPRQQKILVLKSSVHFRADFQSIASHILIVIAPGENPADHLKLPYKKLRPGIRLMPMGPVFN
- the phaC gene encoding class I poly(R)-hydroxyalkanoic acid synthase, translating into MQASNNNQNFDPIIFSKIIADFTEKAHSLLSTFLQQKPQQQIEFPYSSKMIEAFFDLSTKMMQNPTGAFQAQLELWQNYTKLYQATTQKMLGINQAIEPVITPIPTDKRFKDKAWQESIIFDFIKQSYLILSQWIHSSVQQTKGLDPKKAQQIDFFTRQFIDAIAPSNFALTNPEVIRTTLETKGQNLIKGFQNLLSDLEKSHDSLQISMTDKNAFELGKNIALTPGSVVYQNDLMQLIQYQPSTKQVYQRPLLIIPPWINKYYILDLQEKNSFVRWLVSQGFTVFMISWNNPDKKLANKNFENYMLEGPLTALNIIEKITDEKNINAIGYCLGGTLLACTLAYLENKNSSKKKNTKESFPKIVSATYLTTLVDFSEPGELGVFIDEQQIKDLEKQMNKKGYLEGHKMAYTFNMLRANDLIWSFVVNNYLLGKDPFPFDLLYWNSDSTRLPAAMHSFYLRKMYLQNLLAQPNGITLDNVPIDLRKIETPTFILSTKEDHIAPWQSTFKATKLYNGSIEFVLAASGHIAGVINPPNANKYEYWTNKLCPTADQWLKTAQSTPGSWWPHWANWAKKFSGKLEASPTKNKNIQIIEPAPGSYVKR